One window of the Microvirga mediterraneensis genome contains the following:
- a CDS encoding M3 family oligoendopeptidase produces the protein MHHPSSAGAVQADLGSLPEWNLSHLYPGMDSEAFKRDLAKAEAECKTFAEAYRGKLDAMVRGEKASETLNEVVKRYEALEDLLGRLMSYAGLVYSGDTTDPVRAKFYGDTQERLTTASTELLFFALELNRIEDAALDKAMSEPPLAHYKPWIEDLRKDKPYQLEDKIEQLFHEKSVTGRSAWNRLFDETIASLRFTVRGEELAIEPTLNKLQDPDESVRKDASDALAKTFKANLRTFTLITNTLAKDKEISDRWRGFEDVADSRHLANRVEREVVEAMVSAVREAYPRLSHRYYALKAKWFGKDKLDHWDRNAPLPKVEQRTISWNEAKDTVLSAYSDFSPRMADIARRFFDEEWIDAPTRPGKAPGAFAHPTVPSAHPYVLLNYQGKPRDVMTLAHELGHGVHQVMAGPNGALMAPTPLTLAETASVFGEMLTFRRLLDQTRDPVQRKAMLAAKVEDMLNTVVRQIAFYSFERKVHLERRNGELTADQLCELWMSVQDESLGPAIRLGPGYESFWTYIPHFIHSPFYVYAYAFGDCLVNSLYGVYERSNEGFVDRYFALLSAGGTKHYSELLAPFGLDAGDPAFWQIGLSMIERLIGELETMEKETV, from the coding sequence TTGCACCATCCATCCTCCGCCGGCGCCGTGCAGGCCGACCTCGGGTCGCTGCCCGAATGGAACCTGTCTCATCTTTATCCCGGCATGGACAGCGAGGCGTTCAAGCGGGATCTCGCCAAGGCGGAAGCGGAGTGCAAGACCTTCGCCGAAGCCTATCGCGGCAAGCTCGACGCCATGGTCCGGGGCGAGAAGGCGTCCGAGACCCTGAACGAGGTGGTGAAGCGTTACGAGGCGCTCGAAGACCTTCTCGGCCGCCTGATGTCCTATGCGGGCCTCGTCTATTCCGGCGACACCACCGACCCGGTCCGGGCGAAGTTCTACGGCGACACCCAGGAGCGCCTGACGACCGCCTCGACGGAGCTGCTCTTCTTCGCGCTCGAACTCAACCGCATCGAGGATGCGGCTCTCGACAAGGCCATGAGCGAGCCGCCGCTTGCCCATTACAAGCCCTGGATCGAGGATCTGCGCAAGGACAAGCCCTATCAGCTCGAGGACAAGATCGAGCAGCTTTTCCACGAAAAGTCGGTGACCGGCCGCTCGGCCTGGAACCGCCTGTTCGACGAGACCATAGCGTCCTTGCGCTTCACGGTGCGGGGCGAGGAGCTGGCGATCGAGCCGACTCTGAACAAGCTGCAGGATCCGGACGAGAGCGTGCGCAAGGATGCGTCCGACGCCCTGGCGAAGACCTTCAAGGCGAACCTGCGCACCTTCACGTTGATCACCAACACACTGGCCAAGGACAAGGAAATCTCCGACCGCTGGCGGGGCTTCGAGGACGTGGCCGATTCCCGCCATCTGGCCAACCGGGTCGAGCGCGAGGTCGTGGAGGCGATGGTCTCGGCCGTGCGCGAGGCCTATCCGCGCCTGTCCCACCGTTACTATGCCCTGAAGGCCAAGTGGTTCGGCAAGGACAAGCTCGACCATTGGGACCGCAACGCGCCCCTGCCGAAGGTCGAGCAGCGCACCATCTCCTGGAACGAGGCCAAGGATACGGTTCTCTCGGCCTATTCCGACTTCTCGCCGCGCATGGCCGACATCGCCCGACGCTTCTTCGACGAGGAATGGATCGATGCGCCGACCCGTCCCGGCAAGGCTCCGGGCGCCTTCGCTCACCCGACAGTACCATCGGCCCATCCGTATGTGCTCCTGAACTACCAGGGCAAGCCCAGGGACGTGATGACGCTCGCCCACGAGCTGGGCCACGGCGTGCATCAGGTCATGGCCGGCCCCAACGGCGCGCTCATGGCGCCGACGCCGTTGACGCTCGCCGAAACCGCGTCCGTCTTCGGCGAGATGCTGACCTTCCGCCGCCTGCTCGACCAGACCAGGGATCCCGTGCAGCGCAAGGCCATGCTCGCGGCCAAGGTCGAGGACATGCTCAACACGGTGGTGCGCCAGATCGCGTTCTATTCCTTCGAGCGCAAGGTGCATCTGGAACGCCGCAACGGCGAGCTCACGGCGGATCAATTGTGCGAGCTCTGGATGTCGGTGCAGGACGAGTCCTTAGGCCCGGCGATCCGTCTCGGCCCGGGCTACGAGAGCTTCTGGACCTACATCCCCCATTTCATCCACTCGCCGTTCTACGTCTACGCCTATGCCTTCGGCGACTGCCTCGTGAATTCGCTCTACGGCGTCTACGAGCGTTCCAACGAGGGCTTCGTGGACCGGTATTTCGCGCTCCTTTCGGCCGGCGGCACCAAGCACTACTCGGAATTGCTCGCCCCGTTCGGCCTCGATGCCGGGGATCCGGCCTTCTGGCAGATCGGCCTGTCGATGATCGAACGCCTGATCGGCGAGCTGGAGACGATGGAAAAAGAAACGGTTTGA
- a CDS encoding ABC1 kinase family protein: MADSDREANRFSARAARYARVGANMGGVAARMAGSRLFGGDARDASNAAVLAQALGGLKGPIMKVAQLLATIPDLIPPEYAAELQKLQSEAPPMGAAFVKRRMQAELGPQWQSRFGTFDLTPAAAASLGQVHRATTKEGEKLACKLQYPDMQSAVEADLSQLELVFALHRRMDPAIDTREIAKEIGERVREELDYEREAKHAALYARTLADVEEVRVPRVHPELSTKRLLSLEWLEGEKILGFTEAPVEIRNRLAVAMFKAWWHPFSHAAVIHGDPHLGNYTVFSEGGEARGINLLDYGCVRIFHPRFVGGVVDLYRGLQTDDRARVVHAYETWGFKSLSNELIDILNIWARFIYAPLLDDRVRTVADGVKPGEYGRRQAFEVHKALKEKGPVTVPREFVFMDRAAVGLGAVFLHLKAELNYHRLFENEIERFSLENLEQKQKEALAASGLPNPM; encoded by the coding sequence ATGGCCGATTCCGATCGCGAAGCGAACCGCTTCTCCGCGCGCGCCGCCCGTTACGCCCGGGTGGGCGCCAATATGGGCGGGGTGGCGGCCCGCATGGCCGGTTCGCGGCTGTTCGGGGGCGATGCGCGCGACGCGTCCAACGCGGCGGTGCTGGCCCAGGCGCTCGGCGGGCTGAAAGGTCCGATCATGAAGGTGGCGCAGCTTCTGGCCACCATCCCGGACCTTATCCCGCCCGAATACGCCGCGGAGCTGCAGAAACTCCAGAGCGAGGCGCCCCCCATGGGAGCGGCCTTCGTGAAACGGCGCATGCAGGCGGAGCTGGGGCCCCAATGGCAGAGCCGGTTCGGGACCTTCGATCTCACTCCGGCGGCGGCCGCGTCGCTCGGCCAAGTCCATCGGGCGACCACGAAGGAGGGCGAGAAGCTCGCCTGCAAACTTCAATACCCCGACATGCAATCCGCCGTGGAGGCGGATCTGAGCCAGCTCGAACTCGTCTTCGCCCTCCACCGCCGCATGGATCCCGCCATCGACACCCGCGAGATCGCCAAGGAGATCGGCGAGCGGGTGCGCGAGGAGCTCGACTATGAGCGCGAGGCGAAACACGCGGCGCTCTATGCCCGGACCCTCGCCGACGTTGAGGAAGTCCGCGTGCCCCGGGTCCATCCGGAGCTCTCGACGAAGCGCCTCCTGTCGCTCGAATGGCTGGAGGGCGAGAAGATCCTCGGGTTCACCGAAGCGCCGGTCGAGATCCGCAACCGGCTGGCGGTTGCCATGTTCAAGGCCTGGTGGCATCCCTTCAGCCATGCGGCCGTCATCCACGGCGATCCGCATCTCGGCAATTACACGGTCTTCTCGGAAGGCGGAGAGGCGAGGGGGATCAACCTCCTCGATTACGGCTGCGTCCGCATCTTCCATCCACGCTTCGTCGGCGGCGTGGTCGACCTCTATCGCGGGCTCCAGACCGACGACCGGGCCCGGGTGGTCCATGCCTACGAGACCTGGGGGTTCAAGAGCCTCTCGAACGAGCTGATCGACATCCTCAACATCTGGGCCCGCTTCATCTATGCTCCGCTCCTCGACGATCGGGTCCGCACCGTGGCCGATGGTGTGAAGCCCGGCGAATACGGCCGCCGCCAAGCTTTCGAGGTTCACAAGGCCCTGAAGGAGAAGGGACCGGTCACCGTCCCGCGCGAGTTCGTGTTCATGGACCGGGCCGCCGTGGGCCTGGGCGCGGTCTTCCTGCACCTGAAGGCCGAGCTGAACTATCACCGGTTGTTCGAGAACGAAATTGAACGCTTCTCCCTGGAGAACCTGGAGCAGAAACAGAAAGAGGCCCTGGCGGCTTCCGGTTTACCAAATCCCATGTAA
- a CDS encoding L,D-transpeptidase family protein has translation MRDVRKTALWLGLIGSVSLLPLSAFAEDASHPQAEVVQSVPAEPSFHDVAGQDASAPKDAAAQAIPLPEPAPVSLKAVDLKAAPVIDIPLPDAAPVTALMQTDLVRMAVEGLFADDAALRDMRVGAKDREALQAYYAQAERPLVWARDGAWSPAALGVMERLKAADEDGLDPADYALPDRGLRRDADPAQWAKADVKLSLSVIRYARDARGARIDLARLSPLVTPKLALPAVDEVLGKVSSAGDAGGALEAYNPPHAGYKALKERLAKLRETHPSQPSVRLPRGPILRVGMKDPRVPLIRARFNLAKDASNQTVYDERVASAVAAFQKEKGLPDTGVLNAQTVAALSGPSVAQRQSDLIANMERWRWLPADLGQRHIMVNVPEFRLQMVEGRDTVYQTRVIVGKEQSQTPIFSETMKYLVVNPSWTIPPSIMKKEILPALANDPDYAAKKGYKIIRRGDRIMVQQPPGERNALGFLKFMFPNQHAVYLHDTPNRNLFSASKRAFSHGCVRVDKPFQLAEEIMGKDGKWTEEKLRGLIGKGERTVHLSNPLPVHLTYFTLAVDEKGEMKRFEDLYGLDRKVRAALNLSE, from the coding sequence ATGCGTGACGTGCGCAAGACGGCACTGTGGCTTGGTCTCATTGGATCCGTCTCCCTCTTGCCCTTGTCCGCCTTTGCGGAGGATGCGAGCCATCCGCAGGCCGAGGTGGTGCAGTCCGTTCCGGCGGAGCCCTCCTTCCACGATGTCGCCGGTCAGGACGCCTCCGCGCCGAAGGATGCGGCCGCTCAGGCCATCCCCTTGCCCGAACCGGCTCCCGTCAGCCTCAAGGCAGTCGATCTCAAGGCCGCTCCCGTCATCGACATTCCCCTGCCCGATGCGGCTCCCGTAACGGCCTTGATGCAGACGGACCTCGTCCGCATGGCCGTGGAAGGATTGTTCGCGGACGATGCGGCCCTGCGCGACATGCGCGTGGGCGCCAAGGATCGGGAGGCCCTGCAGGCCTACTATGCGCAGGCCGAGCGCCCGCTGGTCTGGGCGCGGGACGGCGCCTGGTCGCCCGCCGCCCTGGGCGTGATGGAACGCCTGAAGGCCGCCGACGAAGACGGCCTCGACCCGGCCGATTATGCCCTGCCCGACAGGGGCCTGCGCAGGGACGCGGATCCGGCTCAATGGGCGAAGGCCGATGTGAAGCTCTCCCTGTCGGTGATCCGCTATGCCCGTGACGCCCGCGGCGCACGCATCGACCTCGCCCGCCTGTCCCCCCTGGTGACTCCGAAGCTCGCCCTGCCGGCCGTCGACGAAGTGCTGGGCAAGGTCTCCTCTGCGGGCGATGCGGGCGGCGCCCTCGAGGCCTACAACCCGCCGCATGCCGGCTACAAAGCCTTGAAGGAGCGGCTGGCGAAACTGCGCGAGACCCATCCCTCGCAGCCGAGCGTGCGCCTGCCTCGGGGTCCGATCCTGCGCGTGGGCATGAAGGATCCGCGCGTGCCCCTGATCCGGGCGCGGTTCAATCTCGCGAAGGACGCGAGCAACCAGACGGTCTACGACGAGCGCGTGGCCTCGGCCGTGGCGGCCTTCCAGAAGGAAAAGGGTCTGCCGGATACGGGCGTCCTGAATGCCCAGACGGTGGCAGCCCTCTCCGGCCCCTCGGTGGCGCAGCGGCAATCCGACCTGATCGCCAACATGGAGCGCTGGCGCTGGCTGCCGGCCGATCTGGGGCAGCGGCACATCATGGTGAACGTGCCCGAATTCCGCCTGCAGATGGTCGAGGGGCGCGACACGGTCTACCAGACCCGCGTCATCGTCGGCAAAGAGCAGTCCCAGACGCCGATCTTCTCCGAGACCATGAAGTACCTCGTGGTCAATCCGTCCTGGACGATCCCGCCGTCGATCATGAAGAAGGAGATCCTGCCGGCGCTGGCCAACGATCCCGACTACGCGGCGAAGAAGGGCTACAAGATCATCCGCCGCGGCGACCGGATCATGGTTCAGCAGCCGCCGGGCGAGCGCAATGCGCTGGGTTTCCTGAAATTCATGTTCCCCAACCAGCATGCGGTCTATCTGCACGACACGCCGAACCGCAATCTCTTCTCCGCCAGCAAGCGGGCCTTCAGCCATGGCTGCGTCCGCGTCGACAAGCCCTTCCAGCTCGCCGAGGAGATCATGGGCAAGGACGGCAAATGGACCGAGGAGAAGCTGCGCGGGCTCATCGGCAAGGGCGAGCGCACCGTGCACCTGTCGAACCCGCTGCCCGTGCACCTGACCTACTTCACGCTCGCGGTCGACGAGAAGGGCGAGATGAAGCGCTTCGAGGACCTCTATGGCCTCGACCGCAAGGTCCGGGCCGCTCTGAACCTGTCCGAATAG
- a CDS encoding urea carboxylase-associated family protein has product MKLARNQVPEPLDAEARRKIAPVICYPVETLPRPDLAAYQAAREGWEKIAEVIVPPRDARCFTVPAGCFFRIVSIEGPQVGDLNLWSADDLNERFFSGKTRALNGTHVSTGDQLWSSLPYLRPMATITHDTLGWYGFDEFGGSVHDVIGTRCDPYTHRLLSGQDYHHCCHSNLTRALAHRLGRPKDEVEPAVHDVLNVFMCTGFTRDTGQYFMKASPVRPGDYLEFFAEIDILGALSACPGGDCSAEHSSDVAACHPLLVEVYRPKAPPQGWSPPARSAYGRQHGE; this is encoded by the coding sequence ATGAAGCTCGCCCGGAACCAAGTGCCGGAACCTCTCGATGCGGAGGCGCGCCGGAAAATCGCTCCCGTCATCTGCTACCCGGTCGAGACCCTGCCGCGGCCCGACCTCGCCGCATACCAGGCTGCCCGGGAGGGGTGGGAGAAGATCGCCGAGGTGATCGTGCCGCCCCGCGATGCGCGCTGCTTCACGGTGCCCGCCGGCTGTTTCTTCCGGATCGTCAGCATCGAGGGGCCGCAGGTGGGCGATCTCAATCTCTGGTCGGCGGATGACCTGAACGAGCGCTTCTTCTCCGGCAAGACGCGCGCCCTCAACGGCACGCATGTGTCGACCGGCGACCAGCTCTGGTCGTCCCTGCCTTACTTAAGGCCGATGGCGACGATCACCCACGATACCCTTGGCTGGTACGGCTTCGACGAATTCGGCGGCTCCGTGCACGACGTGATCGGAACGCGCTGCGATCCCTACACGCATCGCCTGCTCTCGGGGCAGGATTATCACCATTGCTGCCATTCCAACCTCACCCGGGCGCTCGCGCACCGGCTGGGGCGTCCCAAAGACGAGGTGGAGCCGGCGGTGCATGACGTGCTCAACGTCTTCATGTGCACCGGTTTCACGCGCGATACGGGACAGTACTTCATGAAGGCGAGCCCCGTACGGCCGGGCGATTATCTGGAATTTTTCGCCGAGATCGACATTCTGGGCGCGCTTTCCGCCTGTCCCGGCGGCGATTGCAGCGCGGAGCATTCGAGCGACGTGGCGGCCTGCCATCCGCTGCTGGTAGAGGTCTACAGGCCGAAGGCGCCGCCGCAGGGCTGGAGCCCTCCGGCGCGCAGCGCCTACGGCCGACAGCACGGCGAGTAA
- a CDS encoding ABC transporter permease, with protein MIEALFRILALMRKELLVILKDPRSRVTLILPPVLQCLIFGYAATYDLNNVPYALVDHDRSAASQALAARLDGSGIFTRIATLEQTDLAAAYLANRRVVLIVVIDQDFERDLTAGLPAAVQVIADGRNSNTAGIAQGYVGTIAAAFGQAWRVSHGLPGQAVQVTTRAWYNPSLETRWNMIPSLIGTITMLMTMMLTAMSVAREREEGTFDQLLVAPFRPTEIMIGKAVPSMMVGIVQSSLIFLVALFWFQIPFAGSYLVLYLGLVLFLAAAIGIGLFLSSIAGTMQQAMILTFVLLMPFMLLSGLMAPAENMPAALQYFTLINPLQYAISITRRVYLEGAGLDQLLPDMLALVAIAAVTLPFAAWLFRNRLT; from the coding sequence ATGATCGAAGCGCTGTTCAGGATCCTGGCGCTGATGCGCAAGGAGCTGCTGGTGATCCTCAAGGATCCGCGGAGCCGGGTCACCCTGATCCTGCCCCCGGTCCTGCAATGCCTCATCTTCGGCTATGCCGCCACCTACGACCTGAACAACGTTCCCTATGCCCTCGTCGATCACGATCGGAGCGCGGCGTCGCAGGCGCTGGCCGCCCGCCTGGACGGGTCCGGGATCTTCACGCGGATCGCCACGCTCGAGCAGACGGACCTGGCGGCCGCCTATCTTGCGAACAGGCGCGTCGTTCTCATCGTCGTCATCGACCAGGATTTCGAGAGGGACCTGACCGCGGGCCTGCCGGCCGCGGTGCAGGTCATCGCCGATGGGCGGAACTCCAACACTGCGGGCATCGCGCAGGGCTATGTCGGCACGATCGCCGCCGCCTTCGGCCAGGCCTGGCGTGTCTCGCACGGCCTTCCGGGGCAGGCGGTGCAGGTGACGACGCGGGCTTGGTACAACCCGTCGCTCGAGACGCGCTGGAACATGATCCCGTCGCTGATCGGAACGATCACGATGCTGATGACGATGATGCTGACGGCCATGTCCGTGGCGCGGGAGCGGGAGGAGGGCACCTTCGATCAGCTCCTCGTGGCGCCGTTCAGGCCGACCGAGATCATGATCGGCAAGGCCGTCCCGTCGATGATGGTCGGGATCGTGCAGTCCAGCCTGATCTTCCTGGTGGCGCTGTTCTGGTTCCAGATACCCTTCGCAGGCTCCTATCTCGTGCTCTATCTCGGCCTCGTCCTGTTTCTGGCCGCGGCGATCGGGATCGGCCTGTTCCTGTCGTCGATCGCCGGGACGATGCAGCAGGCGATGATCCTGACCTTCGTGTTGCTGATGCCGTTCATGCTGCTGTCGGGGCTGATGGCGCCGGCCGAGAACATGCCGGCGGCCCTGCAATACTTCACCCTGATCAACCCGCTCCAATACGCCATCAGCATCACGCGCCGGGTCTACCTCGAGGGCGCGGGCCTCGATCAGCTCCTGCCCGACATGCTCGCGCTCGTTGCCATCGCGGCCGTGACCCTGCCGTTTGCGGCCTGGCTGTTCCGCAACCGGCTGACATGA
- a CDS encoding PQQ-dependent sugar dehydrogenase: protein MAVRIGSQAADRLSGTNAADVIYGYDPHARTPPTMAANAIVSGLDHPLYLTSAPGDSRYLFILEKGGLAKVYDSSTGQTLGTPFLNVSSQIATDGEQGLLGLAFAPDFATSRTFYVYLSTADRDVEIREYKTLASDPLVADMESMQLIDRIDYPSSSDNHRGGWIGFGPDGYLYVATGDGADGDNSQNLSNQLGKILRLDVRSDAFSDPTKNYALPPDNPASIDGLGSAVGTGIYAAGLRNPWRVSFDRLTGEMYIGDVGQSAYEEIDLGRAGANYGWAVTEGPFNSRQFPNYTNPIHAYDHSLGQAVTGGYVYRGPEHDFQGTYFFSDFGSSKIWSLQHVSGTWSFKDLTGQVAVGGGPIELVSSMGEDASGNLYLVDYGGKIFRLDLKSGIGPDPNDDAADVLTGGGGNDRIYGGGGNDTLYGGSGDDYLRGGSGADFLSGGSGFDYADYRDSPGRVIIDLAKKTQAGSDAAGDRLSSIEGAFGSAFNDVLKGSSGDNLLRGGAGDDILTGNGGIDRLYGDAGRDTLTGGSGKDWLSGGAGADVFRWQTIGSVGSSLSRADVVRDFSHSAQDRLDLSEIDANALRGGNQAFTFIGKGEFTAAGQVRYEVVGSEALVYLNTDSDQTAEGIIRLSGIHSLKSSDFLL, encoded by the coding sequence ATGGCAGTTCGTATTGGGAGTCAAGCAGCAGACCGACTGAGCGGCACGAATGCCGCCGATGTGATTTACGGCTACGATCCGCATGCCAGAACCCCGCCGACGATGGCGGCCAACGCCATCGTGTCCGGTCTCGACCACCCGCTGTACCTGACATCGGCGCCTGGCGATTCGAGATACCTCTTCATTCTTGAAAAGGGCGGCCTGGCGAAAGTCTATGACTCCAGCACGGGCCAGACTCTCGGAACGCCATTCCTCAACGTATCCTCTCAGATCGCGACCGATGGAGAGCAGGGCCTGCTGGGGCTCGCCTTCGCTCCCGATTTTGCGACGAGCCGGACATTCTACGTCTATCTCAGCACGGCCGACCGCGATGTGGAGATCCGTGAATACAAGACGCTCGCGTCGGATCCCCTGGTCGCCGACATGGAAAGCATGCAGCTCATCGACCGGATCGATTATCCATCGTCCAGCGATAACCATCGCGGCGGCTGGATCGGTTTCGGTCCCGACGGTTATCTCTATGTGGCAACCGGCGATGGGGCGGACGGAGACAACTCGCAGAACCTCAGCAATCAGCTGGGCAAGATCCTGCGGCTCGATGTGAGGTCGGATGCCTTCTCCGACCCCACCAAAAACTACGCTCTGCCACCCGACAATCCGGCTTCGATCGATGGATTGGGAAGCGCCGTGGGGACCGGAATCTATGCGGCCGGCCTGCGCAATCCATGGCGCGTGAGCTTCGACCGTCTGACGGGCGAGATGTATATCGGCGATGTCGGTCAGAGTGCCTATGAAGAGATCGATCTCGGACGGGCCGGCGCCAATTACGGATGGGCTGTTACCGAAGGGCCCTTCAATTCAAGGCAATTTCCGAACTACACGAATCCGATCCATGCCTATGACCATAGCCTCGGTCAGGCCGTGACGGGCGGCTATGTCTATCGCGGGCCCGAGCATGACTTTCAGGGAACCTATTTCTTTTCCGATTTCGGCAGCAGCAAGATCTGGTCGCTGCAGCATGTATCCGGCACGTGGTCGTTCAAGGATCTGACGGGGCAGGTCGCCGTTGGCGGCGGCCCGATCGAACTCGTCTCGTCAATGGGCGAGGACGCCTCGGGCAACCTTTACCTCGTCGATTACGGCGGCAAGATTTTCCGTCTGGATCTCAAGTCCGGTATCGGCCCGGACCCCAATGACGATGCCGCCGATGTTCTGACGGGGGGAGGCGGCAATGATCGGATCTATGGCGGTGGCGGAAATGACACCTTGTATGGCGGCAGCGGCGACGATTATCTCCGCGGCGGATCGGGCGCTGATTTCCTGTCGGGCGGCAGTGGCTTCGATTATGCCGATTACCGTGATTCTCCAGGGCGCGTGATCATCGATCTCGCCAAGAAAACCCAGGCCGGCAGCGATGCGGCTGGAGACCGCCTCTCCAGCATCGAGGGCGCTTTCGGCAGCGCCTTCAACGATGTGCTGAAAGGCTCATCGGGGGACAATTTGCTGCGGGGTGGAGCAGGCGACGATATCCTCACCGGTAATGGCGGGATTGACAGGCTCTATGGCGATGCCGGACGCGATACGCTCACCGGCGGTTCGGGCAAGGACTGGTTGTCCGGCGGGGCGGGGGCCGACGTTTTTCGATGGCAAACGATCGGCTCCGTCGGTTCCTCTTTGAGCCGCGCGGATGTGGTGCGCGATTTCAGTCATAGCGCACAGGATCGACTGGATCTGTCGGAGATCGACGCGAATGCCCTTCGCGGCGGTAACCAGGCCTTCACGTTCATCGGCAAAGGCGAGTTCACCGCGGCGGGGCAGGTCCGGTATGAGGTCGTCGGCTCGGAGGCTCTGGTCTATCTGAATACGGATTCCGACCAGACCGCGGAGGGCATCATCCGGCTGAGCGGAATCCACAGCCTGAAATCCAGCGATTTCCTTCTTTAA
- a CDS encoding DUF882 domain-containing protein, translating into MRVLRTDRLAQRAGIGLVAFLAVMVGGVRGTQDAVANGDTRTLSLYNNNTKESLTVTFRRNGQYDSGALQQLNWFLRDWRRDEPTRMDPRLFDTVWEVYREVGSSAPVHVNSGYRSPNTNSMLRRRSSAVAKNSQHMQGKAMDFYLPDVSTARLRAIGMRLQNGGVGYYPNAYTPFVHLDVGSVRAWPRMTRSQLASIFPDGKTVHIPSDGRPLPGYDEARAEVLAKGGSVAGYTAYADAEEAIANQPRRKSFWATLFGLDEDENEDAEEIRVASRPSRSIVASRTAQPAQNYYASDSNTSVYAALQPGQAPEPGRRAPVAIQPRPEPPAPAVMAAMAPALREDLSPPASAPLPPTRINGAPGTVQTASGPVLAWQQGPESQSDLSIPKGMAFAPMPPRRPDADDTGIEPVAGTVALAYAPLPPARPGSLAATNPIPGLPESRGATEMAAVQHPLPPPRPDLRPIVVASASPVDIPVTGSTPKALPKAEKAKPASAPEAKAAPAAKKPPATALSTLMSAEPSLHMGFSNKPVGDLATNKFTGPAVKPLPVVR; encoded by the coding sequence GTGAGAGTATTGCGTACGGACCGCCTGGCGCAGCGCGCCGGCATTGGTCTTGTGGCCTTTCTGGCCGTCATGGTGGGTGGGGTGCGCGGCACGCAGGATGCCGTCGCCAACGGCGATACCCGCACGCTGAGCCTTTACAACAACAACACGAAGGAAAGCCTCACCGTCACGTTCAGGCGCAACGGCCAGTACGATTCGGGCGCTCTGCAGCAGCTCAACTGGTTCCTGCGCGACTGGCGCCGGGACGAACCGACCCGCATGGATCCACGCCTGTTCGACACGGTGTGGGAGGTCTATCGCGAGGTCGGGTCCAGCGCGCCCGTCCATGTGAACTCGGGTTACCGCTCGCCGAACACCAACTCCATGCTCAGGCGGCGTTCGAGCGCCGTGGCCAAGAACAGCCAGCACATGCAGGGCAAGGCCATGGACTTCTACCTGCCGGACGTGTCCACCGCGCGCCTGCGCGCCATCGGCATGCGGCTCCAGAACGGCGGCGTCGGCTATTATCCCAATGCCTACACGCCCTTCGTCCATCTCGACGTGGGCAGCGTGCGCGCCTGGCCGCGCATGACCCGGTCGCAGCTTGCCAGCATCTTCCCTGACGGCAAGACCGTGCATATCCCGTCGGACGGCAGGCCCCTGCCCGGCTACGACGAGGCCCGCGCCGAAGTGCTCGCCAAGGGCGGATCGGTCGCCGGCTATACCGCCTATGCGGATGCCGAGGAGGCCATCGCCAACCAGCCGCGCCGCAAGAGCTTCTGGGCGACTCTGTTTGGGCTGGACGAGGACGAGAACGAGGATGCGGAGGAGATCCGGGTCGCCTCGCGGCCGAGCCGGTCCATCGTGGCCTCCCGTACGGCCCAGCCGGCACAGAACTACTACGCCAGCGATTCCAACACGTCAGTCTATGCGGCGCTGCAGCCGGGCCAGGCTCCCGAGCCGGGCCGCCGGGCTCCCGTCGCGATCCAGCCGCGGCCCGAACCGCCCGCTCCCGCCGTCATGGCCGCCATGGCGCCCGCCTTGCGCGAGGATCTGTCGCCGCCGGCCTCCGCACCGCTGCCGCCGACCCGGATCAACGGGGCGCCCGGCACCGTGCAGACCGCATCGGGGCCCGTCCTGGCATGGCAGCAGGGACCGGAATCGCAGTCCGACCTGTCGATCCCCAAGGGCATGGCCTTCGCGCCGATGCCGCCGCGCCGGCCCGACGCGGACGATACAGGCATCGAACCGGTCGCGGGCACCGTCGCCCTCGCCTACGCGCCGCTTCCGCCGGCCCGTCCGGGATCGCTCGCGGCCACGAACCCGATCCCGGGCCTTCCGGAATCGCGCGGCGCGACCGAGATGGCGGCCGTTCAGCACCCTCTGCCGCCGCCCCGGCCCGACCTGCGCCCCATCGTGGTGGCCTCCGCAAGCCCGGTCGACATTCCGGTGACCGGCTCCACGCCCAAGGCCCTGCCCAAGGCCGAGAAGGCGAAGCCGGCGTCCGCTCCCGAAGCCAAGGCGGCCCCCGCCGCGAAGAAGCCTCCGGCCACGGCCCTGAGCACCCTCATGTCGGCGGAGCCCAGCCTGCATATGGGTTTCTCGAACAAGCCCGTGGGCGATCTGGCGACGAACAAATTCACGGGTCCGGCGGTCAAGCCGCTGCCGGTGGTGCGATAA